A window of Candidatus Poribacteria bacterium contains these coding sequences:
- the thrC gene encoding threonine synthase, with protein sequence MEKVLGLRCRECDNKYPKEPLHVCEFCFGPLEVDYNYEAIQKSISRRSIENGPENLWRYADLLPIDGEPTDGHSTGFTPLIRAKNLGDALGVKELYIKDDSVCHPTLSFKDRVVAIALSKAKEFDFDTVSCASTGNLANAVAAHAAIAKLNCFIFIPADLEVGKIVASLVYAPTVVGITGTYDEVNRLCSEIGGVYPWAFVNINIRPFYAEGSKTLCFELIEQLGWEAPAHIVAPAAGGSLITKIGKALKEFHLLGLIDKPNTKIHVAQAEGCGPIVNTYKEGGDFVKPVLPNTIAKSLAIGNPADGIYAVDTVRNSGGVGEHATDIEIVEAIKLLAATEGVFTETAGGVTLAAAKKLIENGHIQPDEPTVLAITGNGFKTIEALENKTDTTHIIPPQLNAFRKLMTEIG encoded by the coding sequence ATGGAAAAAGTATTGGGACTCAGATGCCGTGAATGTGATAACAAATATCCGAAAGAACCCCTTCACGTTTGCGAATTCTGTTTTGGTCCCCTCGAAGTAGACTATAACTATGAAGCGATACAAAAATCTATCTCAAGACGCTCAATAGAAAACGGACCCGAAAACTTATGGCGTTACGCCGATCTCCTCCCAATAGACGGCGAACCGACTGATGGGCACAGCACCGGGTTCACACCGCTTATCCGAGCAAAAAACCTCGGAGACGCACTCGGAGTCAAGGAACTCTATATTAAAGACGACTCTGTCTGTCACCCGACGCTCTCTTTCAAGGACCGTGTTGTCGCCATCGCTCTGAGTAAAGCAAAGGAGTTTGACTTTGACACGGTCTCTTGCGCCTCTACCGGCAATCTCGCGAACGCCGTCGCAGCGCACGCTGCCATCGCCAAACTGAACTGCTTCATCTTCATCCCTGCCGACCTTGAAGTTGGCAAAATCGTCGCATCTCTCGTTTATGCCCCCACAGTCGTGGGCATTACGGGTACTTATGACGAGGTGAACCGGCTCTGTAGCGAAATCGGCGGTGTCTATCCGTGGGCATTTGTTAACATAAACATCCGTCCCTTCTATGCCGAAGGCTCAAAAACACTCTGCTTTGAACTGATTGAACAACTCGGTTGGGAGGCACCCGCACATATCGTCGCTCCCGCCGCCGGGGGTTCCCTTATCACAAAGATTGGTAAAGCACTCAAAGAATTCCACCTTTTGGGGCTAATAGACAAACCGAACACCAAAATACACGTCGCCCAAGCGGAAGGCTGCGGTCCGATCGTTAACACCTATAAAGAGGGTGGCGATTTCGTGAAGCCTGTTCTGCCGAACACGATCGCTAAATCGCTTGCGATTGGTAATCCTGCAGACGGCATCTATGCCGTGGATACAGTCCGCAACTCCGGTGGTGTCGGCGAACACGCCACCGATATTGAAATCGTAGAAGCCATCAAACTCCTTGCCGCTACAGAGGGGGTCTTCACCGAAACGGCTGGGGGTGTTACGCTTGCCGCTGCGAAAAAATTGATAGAAAATGGGCACATCCAACCCGATGAACCGACAGTGCTCGCCATCACCGGCAACGGTTTCAAGACCATTGAGGCACTTGAAAACAAAACCGATACAACGCATATCATTCCACCACAACTCAACGCTTTTCGGAAACTGATGACGGAAATTGGATAG
- a CDS encoding ATP-dependent RecD-like DNA helicase, whose protein sequence is MDTLQGILERIVYENPDTGYTVGRLAARDHAELLTVVGNLASVNPGESLLLQGEWVDNAKYGRQFQIEKYETILPANVVGLRKYLGSGLIKGIGPKMAALIVRKFGMDTMDIIEHEPDKLARVPGIGRKRVEIIKEAWEAQREIKNVMLFLQSHDVSTAHAAKIYKTYGNDAIPIVTENPYQLADDIYGIGFVTADTIAQKLGMDKDAPQRVEAGIKYVLSQKADDGHVFQHRPELIEACQTMLEQEPESIEKGIHALVEKEEIINPSFTDLTGSDEQVDIGETQDNYDISNQQSGTNNQEEASDADQKPLPTDNPSAIYLAPFYYAELGVANQFSRLLAYGEGHNISHTETDTSSSKIAGFLTQLENEMRIQFAPQQREAIHTAMTARAMILTGGPGTGKTTTTVGMIRLFAAQGKHITLTAPTGRAAKRLSETTGGEAKTIHRLLEFSPQINSFKRNRQNPLETDVVIVDETSMVDLVLMNRLMQAIRPSTTVILIGDVDQLPSVGAGNVLKALIDSQKIPVIALTEIFRQAQESMIVTNAHYINKGDFPELTGDADRNFFFMEEEDPETITELICSLIADRLPQHYDYHPIDDIQLLCPMRRGILGTENLNKRLQEVLNQEYTAPASHPLEKARFGSRAYTQTSRFGDTSVTVGGFRIGDKVMQIRNNYDYDVFNGDIGRVVAIERLDKKVHIQYPDKQVVYDTADLGELVLAYATTIHKAQGSEYPAVVIPLHTQHYLMLQRNLLYTGITRAKERVVIVGTKKALGICIRNNQVMERNSYLAERLNSSQ, encoded by the coding sequence ATGGACACACTACAGGGCATACTCGAACGTATCGTTTATGAGAACCCTGACACCGGTTATACTGTCGGGCGGCTCGCCGCGCGTGACCATGCCGAACTCCTCACCGTCGTCGGCAATTTGGCATCTGTTAACCCCGGCGAGAGCCTCCTCCTCCAAGGCGAATGGGTAGACAATGCTAAATACGGCAGACAGTTCCAAATTGAGAAGTATGAAACCATCCTACCTGCAAATGTCGTCGGACTAAGAAAATACCTCGGCTCAGGACTCATTAAGGGCATCGGCCCGAAGATGGCGGCACTCATTGTCCGTAAGTTCGGTATGGATACGATGGACATCATCGAGCACGAACCCGACAAACTCGCACGCGTACCGGGTATCGGGCGGAAACGCGTGGAAATCATTAAAGAAGCGTGGGAGGCACAACGCGAAATTAAAAACGTCATGCTCTTTCTGCAATCACACGATGTGAGCACGGCGCACGCTGCAAAGATTTACAAAACCTACGGAAATGACGCAATCCCGATTGTCACAGAAAATCCCTATCAACTCGCAGATGATATTTACGGCATCGGATTTGTAACCGCTGACACGATCGCACAGAAACTCGGTATGGATAAGGACGCACCGCAACGCGTAGAAGCCGGAATCAAATATGTCCTCAGCCAAAAAGCAGATGATGGACACGTCTTTCAACACCGTCCCGAACTCATTGAGGCGTGCCAGACGATGCTCGAGCAGGAACCTGAATCGATTGAAAAAGGTATCCATGCACTCGTTGAAAAAGAAGAAATTATAAATCCCAGTTTCACAGACTTGACAGGCTCCGACGAACAGGTCGACATAGGCGAAACGCAAGACAACTACGATATTAGCAATCAGCAATCAGGAACCAATAACCAAGAAGAGGCGTCTGATGCAGATCAGAAACCTCTTCCAACTGACAACCCTTCCGCCATCTACCTCGCCCCTTTTTACTACGCCGAACTGGGGGTCGCCAACCAGTTTTCGAGACTCCTCGCTTACGGTGAGGGGCATAATATCAGTCACACTGAAACCGATACCTCGTCATCTAAGATCGCCGGATTCCTTACCCAATTAGAGAACGAAATGCGTATCCAATTCGCACCGCAGCAACGCGAGGCGATCCATACGGCGATGACAGCACGCGCAATGATTCTCACGGGTGGACCCGGCACCGGTAAAACGACAACGACAGTCGGCATGATTCGTCTGTTTGCAGCACAAGGCAAACACATCACCTTAACAGCACCTACCGGACGCGCCGCGAAACGCCTCAGCGAAACAACCGGTGGCGAAGCCAAAACCATCCATCGACTCCTCGAATTCTCCCCGCAAATTAACAGTTTTAAACGCAATCGCCAGAACCCCTTAGAGACTGATGTCGTCATTGTTGACGAAACATCCATGGTGGACCTCGTCCTTATGAATCGATTGATGCAGGCGATCCGCCCAAGTACGACTGTCATCCTTATCGGCGACGTTGATCAGTTACCCTCTGTCGGCGCGGGTAATGTCCTCAAGGCACTCATCGATTCGCAAAAGATACCGGTCATTGCGTTGACTGAAATATTCCGTCAAGCGCAAGAGAGTATGATCGTCACAAACGCACATTATATTAACAAAGGCGATTTCCCCGAACTCACTGGTGATGCAGATCGGAACTTTTTCTTTATGGAGGAAGAAGATCCCGAAACAATTACTGAATTAATCTGCTCTCTCATTGCCGATCGCTTACCGCAGCACTATGATTACCATCCGATAGACGACATCCAACTCCTATGTCCAATGCGACGCGGAATACTCGGCACTGAAAACCTCAACAAACGCCTTCAAGAGGTATTGAACCAAGAATATACTGCCCCAGCAAGCCACCCGTTGGAGAAAGCGCGCTTCGGAAGTCGCGCATACACACAAACATCGCGCTTCGGAGACACGTCCGTCACCGTCGGAGGTTTCCGCATCGGCGATAAAGTGATGCAGATCCGCAACAACTACGATTACGACGTGTTTAACGGCGATATCGGAAGAGTTGTGGCAATCGAACGCCTTGACAAAAAAGTCCACATCCAGTACCCTGATAAACAGGTGGTTTACGATACTGCGGATCTCGGGGAACTCGTCTTGGCGTACGCCACGACGATCCACAAAGCACAAGGGAGCGAGTATCCTGCCGTTGTTATCCCTTTACACACGCAACACTATCTCATGTTACAGCGGAATCTTCTTTATACCGGCATCACCCGTGCGAAGGAGCGCGTCGTGATCGTCGGCACCAAAAAAGCACTCGGCATCTGTATCCGCAACAACCAGGTAATGGAGCGCAACAGTTACCTCGCTGAACGGCTGAATAGCAGTCAGTAA
- a CDS encoding sialate O-acetylesterase translates to MKRITLFLIGFLSFFTQPLVYAEVTLPRVIGSNMVLQRDMQVPIWGWASAGEEVSITLSTEAEGVKPISTTTAVADAEGNWQTKLPAMAAGGPYTLRVKGSNTLELTNVLFGEVWICSGQSNMQWAVRASKDSEAEIAAANYPTIRLFYVPRVAAGLLQKDVAADWAETTPETIENFSAVAYYFGRKLYKNLNVPIGLINTSWGGTRIEPWTPPAGFASVPALASISKEIQEADANYRAQLPEKMKEVEAWVAETRKALETGAQLTQMPENRHPLRHHTRPTGIYNSMVHPLVPYAIRGAIWYQGESNLRDGKRYHKKMKALINGWREVWGQGDFPFYFVQLAPFNYSKRFNYRGLDAGHLFLPRIWEAQTATLTLPNTGMAVTTDISNLTDIHPRNKQDVGRRLALWALAKDYGRDDVTHSGPLYKSMAVEGNAIRLTFDHIGSGLTSRDEKPLTWFEIAGEDKQFVEAQATIDGDTIVVSSDTVANPIIVRFGWHESAEPNFVNKEGLPASPFRTDSW, encoded by the coding sequence ATGAAACGAATCACGCTATTTCTTATTGGTTTCCTATCATTTTTTACACAACCACTCGTGTATGCCGAGGTTACATTGCCACGTGTCATCGGCAGCAATATGGTACTGCAACGTGATATGCAAGTTCCTATTTGGGGGTGGGCATCCGCAGGTGAAGAGGTCTCCATAACGCTCAGTACTGAAGCCGAAGGTGTCAAACCGATCTCAACAACCACCGCAGTTGCCGACGCGGAAGGCAATTGGCAGACCAAACTCCCCGCGATGGCAGCTGGCGGTCCCTACACACTCCGAGTCAAGGGCAGTAACACCCTCGAACTGACAAACGTGCTTTTCGGTGAAGTCTGGATCTGCTCAGGGCAGTCGAACATGCAATGGGCGGTCCGTGCCTCAAAAGACAGTGAAGCAGAGATCGCCGCAGCGAATTATCCAACTATACGGCTGTTCTATGTACCGAGGGTAGCAGCAGGACTGCTTCAGAAAGATGTAGCAGCAGATTGGGCCGAAACCACGCCTGAGACAATCGAAAATTTCTCCGCTGTCGCCTACTATTTCGGACGGAAACTCTATAAAAATCTTAATGTACCGATCGGGCTAATCAACACCTCGTGGGGTGGCACCCGTATTGAACCGTGGACCCCGCCTGCCGGTTTTGCCAGTGTTCCCGCACTTGCGTCCATATCCAAAGAGATTCAAGAAGCAGATGCCAACTATCGCGCCCAACTCCCAGAGAAAATGAAGGAAGTTGAGGCGTGGGTAGCGGAAACCCGTAAAGCATTGGAAACCGGGGCACAACTGACGCAGATGCCTGAAAATAGGCATCCTTTAAGGCATCACACAAGACCTACAGGGATTTACAACAGTATGGTGCATCCGCTGGTGCCCTATGCCATACGTGGCGCGATCTGGTATCAAGGTGAATCTAACCTCCGAGACGGTAAACGCTACCACAAGAAGATGAAGGCACTGATTAATGGATGGCGTGAGGTCTGGGGCCAAGGTGATTTCCCGTTCTATTTCGTCCAACTCGCACCCTTCAATTACAGTAAGCGGTTCAATTATAGGGGTCTGGATGCAGGTCACCTTTTCCTACCGCGGATCTGGGAAGCACAAACAGCGACATTGACACTCCCAAATACCGGCATGGCTGTAACGACCGACATCAGTAATCTCACGGACATCCATCCCCGAAACAAACAAGACGTCGGTAGACGACTCGCGCTGTGGGCACTTGCAAAGGACTACGGCAGAGATGATGTGACACACTCCGGGCCGCTCTACAAATCAATGGCAGTCGAAGGAAACGCAATTCGACTCACCTTTGATCACATCGGTAGCGGTCTAACCTCGCGAGATGAAAAACCACTTACATGGTTTGAAATCGCCGGTGAAGATAAGCAATTCGTTGAAGCACAGGCAACAATTGATGGCGACACAATCGTCGTCTCCAGCGATACCGTTGCGAACCCGATCATTGTCCGATTCGGGTGGCATGAGAGCGCCGAACCCAATTTCGTGAACAAGGAAGGCTTGCCTGCATCACCGTTCCGTACGGATTCATGGTAA
- a CDS encoding sialate O-acetylesterase encodes MELTSLFLIGFLSLLIGSFAYSGVILPRVFGSNMVLQRDMQTPIWGWASPGEEITLTLSAEAEDVKPVATTAIADADGNWQVKLPAMAAGGPYTLRVKGSNTLELTNVLFGEVWVCSGQSNMEWPVSISNDSEEEIAAAMYPKIRLFHIPRVPSGLPQHDVEADWYETTPETIPNFSAVAYYFGRKLYKNLDVPIGLINTSWGGTLIEQWTPSVGFAGVPALASINKEIENIQANYRAQLPEKINAIEAWIAETRKALETDAQLKPMPDNTHPLMDAGRPTALYNGMVHPIVPYGIRGALWYQGESNHQDGMIYHEKMKALINGWREVWGQGDFPFYFVQLAPFNYSNQEEGQFFLPQIWEAQTATLALPNTGMAVTTDIGNPRDVHPRNKQGVGRRLALWALAKDYSRDDVTHSGPLYKSMAVEGNAIRLTFDHVGSGLTSRDEKPLTWFQIAGEDKQFVEAQATIDGDTVIISSETIKNPVAVRFGWHQSAEPNFVNKEGLPASPFRTDSW; translated from the coding sequence ATGGAACTAACGTCGCTATTTCTCATTGGCTTTCTATCACTTCTCATCGGAAGTTTCGCGTATTCCGGCGTTATACTGCCGCGTGTCTTCGGCAGCAACATGGTACTGCAGCGCGACATGCAGACCCCGATCTGGGGGTGGGCATCCCCAGGCGAAGAGATTACCCTAACACTTAGTGCTGAAGCCGAAGATGTCAAGCCAGTTGCAACAACCGCAATTGCCGACGCTGATGGCAATTGGCAAGTTAAACTCCCAGCGATGGCAGCTGGCGGTCCCTATACACTCCGAGTCAAAGGCAGTAACACCCTCGAACTGACGAACGTGCTTTTCGGCGAAGTCTGGGTCTGTTCCGGGCAGTCAAATATGGAATGGCCCGTAAGTATCTCAAATGATAGCGAGGAAGAAATCGCCGCAGCGATGTATCCGAAAATCCGACTGTTCCATATCCCGCGAGTCCCGTCAGGTTTACCTCAGCACGATGTTGAGGCAGATTGGTACGAAACCACACCTGAGACAATCCCGAATTTCTCCGCTGTCGCCTACTATTTCGGGCGGAAACTTTATAAAAACCTTGATGTCCCAATCGGACTAATCAACACCTCCTGGGGCGGTACCCTCATTGAACAGTGGACACCTTCTGTAGGTTTCGCTGGTGTCCCTGCACTTGCGTCTATAAACAAGGAAATCGAAAACATACAGGCAAACTATCGCGCCCAGCTCCCAGAGAAAATAAACGCGATAGAAGCGTGGATCGCCGAAACACGGAAAGCATTGGAAACCGATGCGCAGCTTAAACCGATGCCTGATAATACGCATCCGCTAATGGATGCTGGGAGACCGACGGCACTCTACAACGGTATGGTGCATCCAATCGTTCCTTACGGCATACGCGGCGCACTCTGGTATCAAGGCGAATCCAACCATCAGGACGGTATGATCTACCACGAGAAGATGAAGGCACTCATCAACGGCTGGCGAGAAGTCTGGGGACAAGGCGATTTCCCATTCTATTTCGTGCAACTCGCCCCGTTCAATTACAGTAATCAAGAGGAAGGTCAGTTTTTCCTGCCGCAAATCTGGGAAGCACAAACGGCGACGTTGGCACTCCCAAATACTGGTATGGCGGTGACAACTGACATCGGGAACCCGAGAGATGTTCATCCACGCAATAAACAGGGAGTCGGTAGACGACTCGCACTGTGGGCACTTGCGAAGGACTACAGCAGAGATGATGTGACACACTCCGGGCCGCTCTACAAATCAATGGCAGTCGAAGGAAACGCAATTCGACTCACCTTTGATCACGTCGGTAGCGGTCTAACCTCGCGAGATGAAAAACCGCTCACATGGTTCCAAATCGCCGGTGAAGATAAGCAATTCGTTGAAGCGCAAGCAACAATTGATGGCGATACCGTCATTATCTCCAGCGAAACTATCAAGAATCCGGTCGCTGTCCGATTTGGTTGGCATCAGAGTGCCGAACCCAATTTCGTGAATAAGGAAGGGCTACCCGCATCACCGTTTCGCACGGATTCATGGTAA
- a CDS encoding mandelate racemase/muconate lactonizing enzyme family protein — translation MKITAIKTFMARFGNRPRGLIKVETDEGLYGWGEAYSTGPDLSVEPIADYIFEMIQGDDPRRIEYIMMKLHQQFRFPAGGAGLAVISAVDHALWDISGKAAGLPVYMLLGGHARDRVRVYRGIGGRDGIEAADQANKLHEDWGFTAFKTGPYQLDPDANRWGRVCDAAATYFEQIRENTPSDWEIAFDPHAKIFEPIRALQLANALAPYDPYFYEEPLRPEHIPAWTRLRSQMQVPLATGESLYTRFEFLDIIAGQGADIIQPDICVCGGLLEMRKIAAIAEAHYVSVAPHNPMGPLATAVNVHFAAATPNFKILEYLLPTETEWNAWVDEPYLPKDGYLELRDRPGLGVEVNEAAITDNEYIHWQRTCPIRPDGSTGYI, via the coding sequence ATGAAAATCACTGCTATTAAGACCTTTATGGCACGCTTCGGCAACCGACCCCGCGGCCTCATCAAAGTCGAAACAGACGAAGGACTCTACGGATGGGGTGAGGCTTACTCCACGGGACCTGACCTCTCTGTTGAACCGATTGCTGATTATATCTTTGAGATGATTCAAGGCGACGACCCGAGGCGGATTGAGTACATCATGATGAAACTGCATCAGCAGTTCCGTTTTCCAGCAGGTGGTGCCGGACTCGCTGTCATCTCTGCCGTAGATCACGCCCTCTGGGACATCAGTGGAAAGGCGGCAGGTTTACCGGTCTATATGCTCCTCGGCGGACATGCACGAGATCGCGTCCGAGTCTACCGTGGCATCGGCGGCAGAGACGGTATCGAAGCCGCCGATCAGGCAAATAAACTCCATGAAGATTGGGGGTTTACCGCTTTCAAGACCGGTCCCTATCAACTCGATCCGGATGCGAATCGATGGGGACGCGTCTGCGATGCAGCGGCTACCTATTTTGAGCAGATCCGTGAGAATACGCCGTCGGACTGGGAGATAGCCTTCGATCCACACGCTAAAATATTTGAGCCGATTCGTGCACTCCAGCTCGCCAATGCGCTCGCGCCCTACGATCCGTATTTCTACGAAGAACCGCTCCGTCCCGAACACATCCCTGCATGGACGCGCCTACGCTCCCAGATGCAAGTACCACTCGCGACAGGGGAATCCCTCTACACACGTTTCGAGTTTCTGGACATCATCGCAGGACAGGGTGCCGATATTATCCAACCGGACATCTGTGTCTGTGGTGGATTGTTAGAGATGCGCAAAATCGCTGCGATTGCCGAAGCGCACTACGTCAGTGTCGCACCCCATAATCCGATGGGACCGCTTGCAACGGCTGTCAATGTCCATTTTGCCGCTGCAACCCCGAATTTCAAAATACTTGAATATCTCCTACCGACCGAGACGGAATGGAACGCTTGGGTAGACGAGCCTTACCTACCGAAAGACGGCTATCTGGAATTACGGGATCGTCCGGGTTTGGGTGTAGAGGTGAACGAAGCAGCTATCACCGACAACGAATACATCCATTGGCAGCGCACGTGTCCCATCCGTCCGGATGGTTCGACAGGTTATATTTAG
- a CDS encoding phytanoyl-CoA dioxygenase family protein, giving the protein MTPKQRYLFDLTGYIHLKNVLSDEELKNAQDAVERCVQTPEDELPPGISYGGGGYSNGFSFDKSLEALTLHPKTWPIVKELTDNKPRFNRGSLVAKRPEHDQVIGKLHCAREDCGWQTRRYAVKNGQVHCNDFVVFFYFADVYPGDGGLVVLPGSHKANFERPDGLFFPDPEDPPDELHPALVNVTARAGDAIVLSELLTHGVLIWKPKDRYRRFIILRYKTQFFQDTKGPRDPFPPEVMERLSPETIELAQSASYTHIKDIVKSEHVQLT; this is encoded by the coding sequence ATGACTCCCAAACAACGATACCTTTTTGATTTAACAGGGTACATCCACCTCAAAAACGTCCTCAGCGATGAAGAGTTGAAAAATGCCCAAGATGCGGTTGAACGATGCGTCCAAACACCGGAGGACGAACTCCCGCCCGGTATTAGTTATGGCGGTGGTGGCTATTCCAACGGTTTTTCGTTTGACAAATCACTTGAGGCACTCACACTTCATCCGAAAACATGGCCAATTGTAAAAGAACTTACGGATAACAAACCCCGTTTTAATCGAGGCAGCCTCGTTGCCAAGCGACCCGAGCACGATCAGGTTATCGGTAAGTTGCACTGTGCGCGTGAAGATTGCGGTTGGCAGACGCGCCGCTATGCTGTCAAGAACGGACAGGTTCACTGCAACGATTTCGTCGTCTTTTTCTATTTCGCCGATGTCTATCCGGGCGATGGCGGCTTAGTTGTGCTACCGGGTTCCCACAAAGCAAACTTTGAACGTCCGGACGGACTCTTCTTCCCGGATCCAGAAGACCCACCCGACGAACTCCATCCCGCGTTAGTTAATGTGACAGCGCGTGCTGGCGATGCGATTGTCCTGTCCGAACTGCTGACACACGGGGTCCTCATCTGGAAACCGAAAGACCGATATCGGCGGTTTATCATCTTGCGTTACAAAACACAGTTTTTTCAAGACACCAAGGGCCCTCGAGATCCGTTTCCGCCGGAGGTGATGGAACGACTCTCCCCTGAAACCATTGAACTCGCACAATCGGCATCCTATACGCATATCAAGGACATCGTCAAAAGTGAACATGTCCAACTAACCTAA